Proteins from a genomic interval of Clostridium sp. M62/1:
- a CDS encoding AI-2E family transporter has protein sequence MELNKDNMKKIMLLILYTIVILALAFRMEYVFGFLRGGLRLMFPFLLGAAIAFILNVPMRFIEKNILGGLLRMKETSRAKRPLSLLLAILFVLVIVAVVSLVVIPELTGTLLGLKRLVPAFFENMQIQAEAMFARYPEIVEFINSIEIDWKTLMEETASFITSGAGNLLSSTVTAAVSIASGLTTFSISFIFSLYILLQKETLSRQFKQLCYAYFPESAVDKGLGVLRMTERIFSKFLTGQCTEAVILGTMFFVTLTILRLPFALLIGVLIAFTALIPIFGAFIGCAVGIFLMLMVSPVQAIWFTIIFLVLQQIEGNLIYPHVVGSSVGLPSIWVLVAVSLGGSMMGIVGMLIFIPLCSVGYTLLKEDVGIQLAGRNVKADKYLKRFSEREAGAKMSGSGKKAEKTENKKEKETEKD, from the coding sequence ATGGAATTGAACAAAGATAACATGAAAAAGATCATGCTTCTGATTCTGTACACCATCGTGATTCTGGCTCTGGCCTTTCGCATGGAATATGTGTTCGGCTTTCTGCGGGGAGGCCTGAGGCTTATGTTTCCCTTCCTTCTGGGGGCGGCTATTGCGTTTATTCTCAATGTGCCCATGCGCTTTATCGAGAAAAATATTCTGGGCGGCTTGCTGAGAATGAAGGAGACAAGCAGGGCAAAAAGGCCGCTCAGCCTTCTGTTAGCCATCCTGTTTGTGCTGGTGATTGTGGCAGTTGTGAGCCTTGTGGTGATACCGGAGCTGACAGGGACGCTGCTTGGCTTAAAACGCCTGGTGCCGGCCTTCTTTGAGAATATGCAGATCCAGGCGGAGGCCATGTTTGCCAGATATCCGGAGATCGTGGAGTTTATCAACAGCATCGAGATTGACTGGAAAACTCTGATGGAGGAGACAGCCTCCTTCATCACTTCAGGAGCGGGGAACCTCCTATCGTCCACTGTGACGGCTGCCGTGTCCATCGCCAGCGGACTTACCACCTTCAGTATTTCCTTTATCTTTTCTCTGTACATTCTGCTTCAGAAGGAAACCCTGTCCCGCCAGTTTAAACAGCTGTGCTATGCCTACTTCCCCGAGTCTGCTGTGGATAAGGGACTTGGCGTCCTCAGAATGACGGAACGGATCTTTTCGAAATTTCTGACAGGTCAGTGTACAGAGGCGGTGATTCTGGGAACCATGTTTTTTGTGACGCTGACCATTCTGCGTCTGCCGTTTGCACTGCTTATTGGAGTTCTGATTGCCTTCACGGCCCTGATTCCGATTTTTGGAGCCTTTATCGGCTGCGCTGTGGGAATTTTCCTGATGCTGATGGTCAGCCCCGTGCAGGCAATCTGGTTTACGATTATCTTTCTGGTGCTTCAGCAGATTGAAGGCAACCTGATCTATCCCCATGTGGTGGGAAGCTCTGTGGGCCTTCCGTCCATCTGGGTGCTGGTAGCCGTTTCCCTGGGCGGAAGTATGATGGGAATTGTCGGAATGCTGATCTTTATTCCGCTCTGTTCCGTAGGCTATACACTGTTAAAGGAAGATGTGGGAATTCAGCTTGCCGGGCGGAATGTGAAGGCGGATAAATATTTGAAGCGTTTTTCAGAGCGCGAAGCGGGAGCGAAAATGAGCGGCTCCGGAAAAAAAGCAGAAAAGACGGAAAATAAGAAAGAAAAGGAAACGGAAAAAGACTGA
- a CDS encoding precorrin-8X methylmutase, whose product MERRIQLEQVLPEKIEDRSFEIISEELMERFPGRTFRPEEEPVIKRVIHTTADFDYADNLVFSEGAVKKALEALREGAVIVTDTNMGRAGINKRSLERLGSEVLCFMADEDVAETAKQQGTTRAAASMDKAASLGRDCIFAVGNAPTALVRLYELIREGRLAPRLIIGVPVGFVNVVSSKELILSLQDTPYIVARGRKGGSNVAAAICNALIYQLARER is encoded by the coding sequence ATGGAAAGAAGGATACAGTTAGAGCAGGTGCTGCCTGAAAAGATAGAGGACAGGAGCTTTGAGATTATCTCCGAGGAGCTTATGGAACGGTTCCCGGGCAGGACGTTCAGGCCCGAGGAAGAGCCGGTGATCAAGCGGGTGATCCACACAACCGCAGATTTTGACTATGCGGACAATCTGGTATTTTCAGAAGGGGCGGTGAAAAAGGCTCTGGAGGCTTTGAGAGAGGGGGCTGTCATTGTGACAGACACCAATATGGGACGGGCCGGGATCAATAAAAGGAGCCTGGAGCGCCTTGGTTCTGAGGTACTCTGCTTTATGGCAGATGAGGACGTGGCAGAGACAGCGAAACAGCAGGGCACCACCCGGGCGGCAGCCAGTATGGATAAGGCGGCCTCTCTCGGAAGAGACTGCATCTTTGCAGTGGGAAATGCCCCCACAGCCCTGGTGCGCCTCTATGAGCTGATCCGGGAAGGGAGACTTGCGCCCAGACTCATCATCGGAGTACCGGTGGGCTTTGTCAATGTGGTTTCGTCCAAGGAGCTGATTTTATCCCTTCAGGATACCCCCTATATTGTGGCTAGGGGAAGAAAAGGCGGAAGCAACGTGGCAGCTGCCATCTGCAATGCGCTGATCTACCAGCTTGCGAGAGAGCGGTAG
- a CDS encoding precorrin-2 dehydrogenase/sirohydrochlorin ferrochelatase family protein: MAYFPLFFELEEKWVLVVGAGSVASRRIRVLLEFGARVAAVAPESSFLEGAAGEKDKRLLVLDSVPEEGFQTPPGADSVRLYWLRGTYEMFRERLFSPSSPSFFLVIAASGAEKTDSLAACDGRTKGAFVNVASDRLQSDFYFPGIAQAGSVTAGITAGGRDHRLARQASEAVRELFAQKEKDWERENSGQKNAGRENCLGNLKAERRKDQDRGKTRKGERLDE; the protein is encoded by the coding sequence GTGGCATATTTTCCGCTTTTTTTTGAACTGGAAGAAAAATGGGTACTTGTGGTTGGCGCAGGCTCTGTGGCATCCAGGAGAATTCGCGTGCTTCTGGAATTCGGAGCCAGGGTGGCGGCTGTGGCACCGGAGAGCAGCTTTCTGGAAGGGGCGGCCGGGGAGAAGGACAAAAGGCTGCTGGTACTGGATTCAGTGCCGGAGGAAGGGTTCCAGACGCCGCCGGGAGCTGATTCTGTCCGTCTGTACTGGCTTAGGGGAACGTATGAGATGTTTCGGGAAAGGCTGTTCTCTCCATCCTCCCCCTCATTTTTTCTGGTAATCGCCGCTTCGGGCGCAGAGAAAACGGATAGCCTGGCAGCCTGCGACGGGAGAACGAAAGGAGCATTTGTCAATGTGGCCTCTGACCGTCTCCAGTCAGACTTCTACTTCCCGGGAATAGCACAGGCAGGCTCGGTGACGGCAGGCATTACGGCCGGAGGAAGGGATCACCGCCTGGCCAGACAGGCCTCGGAGGCGGTGAGGGAGCTGTTTGCTCAAAAGGAGAAGGACTGGGAAAGAGAGAACTCTGGTCAGAAGAATGCAGGGAGGGAAAACTGTCTCGGAAATCTCAAAGCAGAGCGGAGGAAGGATCAGGACAGAGGAAAAACGAGAAAAGGAGAG
- a CDS encoding alanyl-tRNA editing protein: MEKLFYEEPYRREFTARVTACVSGKKGFEVELDRTCFYPEGGGQPADTGVLGTARVLDVHEKDGTVIHYTDRELSVGEEVTGRIDWEARFSNMQQHSGEHIVSGLIHSVYGYDNVGFHMGREEMTIDLNGPMSWEELMEIEEKANRAIWANIPLKITYPSEEELEKLDYRSKKELSGQVRIVEVPGVDTCACCGTHVAYTGEIGVIKFLSLMNYKGGVRISMLCGQKALKACDRKTEQVSAVSVLLSAKPEEIVEAVKRQRDELSEEKARTVALTRQLMELKTASYPESDGILLVFEKDYTPVEVRQFCNLLMEAKRGQVTAVFGGQSGSFSYTLASPVHDMRTLGRELNQSLNGRGGGSERMVQGSVSASGEEVRNWFAALRERGI, encoded by the coding sequence ATGGAGAAATTATTTTACGAGGAGCCGTACCGAAGGGAATTTACAGCCAGGGTGACGGCCTGCGTCTCCGGGAAAAAGGGATTTGAGGTAGAGCTTGACAGAACCTGCTTTTATCCGGAGGGAGGCGGGCAGCCGGCTGACACGGGAGTGCTGGGAACAGCCAGGGTTTTGGATGTCCACGAAAAGGACGGGACTGTGATTCACTATACAGACAGGGAGCTTTCGGTGGGGGAAGAGGTTACAGGGAGGATCGACTGGGAGGCGCGCTTTTCCAATATGCAGCAGCATTCCGGCGAGCATATCGTTTCCGGGCTGATTCACAGCGTCTATGGATATGACAATGTGGGCTTTCACATGGGCAGGGAGGAGATGACCATTGATCTGAACGGCCCCATGAGCTGGGAGGAGCTGATGGAAATTGAGGAGAAGGCCAACCGGGCAATCTGGGCCAATATTCCTCTCAAAATTACATATCCTTCCGAGGAGGAGCTTGAAAAGCTTGATTACAGGAGCAAGAAGGAGCTCTCAGGCCAGGTGCGCATTGTGGAGGTTCCCGGCGTGGACACCTGTGCCTGCTGCGGTACCCATGTGGCGTATACCGGGGAAATCGGAGTTATCAAGTTTCTCTCTCTGATGAACTATAAAGGAGGAGTCCGCATTTCCATGCTCTGCGGTCAGAAGGCGCTGAAGGCCTGCGACAGAAAAACGGAGCAGGTTTCCGCTGTTTCTGTCCTGCTTTCTGCAAAGCCGGAGGAAATTGTGGAGGCGGTGAAGCGGCAGAGGGACGAGCTCTCAGAGGAGAAGGCGAGAACGGTGGCCCTGACCAGACAGCTGATGGAGCTTAAGACTGCTTCCTATCCGGAGTCAGATGGGATTCTCCTGGTCTTTGAGAAGGATTATACACCTGTAGAAGTGAGACAGTTCTGCAACCTGCTCATGGAAGCGAAAAGGGGACAGGTGACAGCTGTGTTCGGAGGACAGAGTGGAAGCTTTTCCTACACTCTTGCAAGCCCTGTCCATGATATGAGAACCCTTGGCCGGGAACTGAATCAGTCCCTGAACGGCAGGGGAGGCGGAAGCGAGCGCATGGTTCAGGGCAGTGTGAGCGCTTCCGGAGAAGAAGTGAGAAACTGGTTTGCAGCCCTGAGGGAGAGAGGAATATAA